The following are encoded in a window of Deltaproteobacteria bacterium genomic DNA:
- the rpsQ gene encoding 30S ribosomal protein S17: MAEKKRGLRKSRIGEVVSDRMDKTVVVQVTRIVMHPLYKKYIRKRAKYKAHDERGEYRVGDTVQIVETKPLSKEKRWRVSKLIERPEIK; the protein is encoded by the coding sequence ATGGCGGAAAAGAAAAGGGGACTCAGGAAATCGAGGATCGGCGAGGTGGTCAGTGACAGAATGGACAAGACCGTCGTCGTTCAGGTAACGAGGATTGTCATGCACCCCCTCTACAAGAAATACATCAGGAAGAGGGCAAAGTACAAAGCACATGACGAGCGGGGAGAGTACCGGGTCGGGGATACCGTCCAGATAGTGGAGACCAAGCCGCTGTCGAAAGAGAAAAGGTGGCGGGTTTCAAAGTTGATCGAGCGGCCTGAGATAAAATAG
- the rpmC gene encoding 50S ribosomal protein L29, protein MKAKEMRDLTLEELTQKEAELEDEIFRLKIKRFTTELENKMLIRSKRRVLARMKTVIKEKQVEIDNISEEVSE, encoded by the coding sequence ATGAAGGCGAAAGAGATGAGGGATCTGACCCTCGAGGAGTTGACGCAGAAAGAAGCAGAGCTGGAGGACGAAATCTTCCGCCTCAAGATAAAAAGATTTACCACTGAGCTGGAAAACAAGATGCTCATCAGGAGCAAGAGAAGGGTCCTTGCGAGAATGAAAACCGTAATCAAAGAGAAACAGGTTGAGATCGATAACATTTCTGAAGAGGTGAGTGAGTAA
- the rplP gene encoding 50S ribosomal protein L16, with protein sequence MRAPKRVKYRKKQKGRMRGKAQSGNYVAFGEFGIKALQSGWITSRQIESARVAITRHVKKGGKLFIRIFPDKPITKKPAETRMGKGKGSPEFWVAVVKPGRILYEIEGVSKEVAKEAFRRASHKLPVKTKFVTREM encoded by the coding sequence ATGCGGGCTCCAAAAAGGGTTAAATACAGAAAGAAGCAAAAAGGAAGAATGAGGGGAAAAGCCCAGAGCGGAAATTATGTGGCTTTCGGAGAATTCGGGATAAAGGCGCTTCAGAGCGGGTGGATAACCTCGAGGCAAATCGAATCAGCCCGCGTTGCGATTACCCGGCACGTGAAAAAGGGAGGGAAGCTCTTCATCCGGATTTTTCCGGACAAGCCCATAACGAAGAAGCCTGCTGAAACGAGAATGGGGAAAGGGAAGGGATCTCCCGAGTTCTGGGTAGCCGTTGTAAAACCGGGCAGAATCCTCTATGAGATTGAGGGCGTATCAAAGGAGGTTGCAAAGGAGGCGTTCAGAAGGGCTTCCCATAAACTCCCGGTAAAGACGAAGTTTGTAACGAGGGAGATGTAA
- the rpsC gene encoding 30S ribosomal protein S3, with translation MGQKVHPYGFRVGITKDWKSRWYANRDYAKLLQEDLEIKQFVKNKMFHAGIADVELERKAKKVIVQVRTSRPALVIGKKGVEIESLKRDLQKLTDKEISVTIHEVRRPELSSILVAENVATQILRRVAYRRAMKKAVLNTMKYGAKGIKINVAGRLGGAEIARSEWYREGRVPLHTIRADIDYGFAESKTTYGVIGVKVWIYKGEIFEKEGEDET, from the coding sequence TTGGGACAGAAAGTTCACCCTTATGGCTTCAGGGTAGGAATCACCAAGGATTGGAAATCGAGATGGTATGCGAACAGAGATTACGCGAAGTTGCTGCAGGAGGACCTGGAGATAAAACAGTTCGTAAAAAACAAGATGTTCCATGCAGGCATAGCCGATGTTGAGCTGGAGCGGAAAGCCAAGAAGGTTATCGTTCAGGTGAGAACTTCCCGTCCCGCCCTCGTAATCGGAAAGAAGGGGGTCGAAATCGAATCACTGAAGAGGGATTTGCAAAAGCTAACGGACAAGGAGATATCGGTCACCATTCACGAGGTGAGGAGGCCCGAGCTCAGCTCAATTCTCGTGGCGGAGAATGTTGCGACCCAGATACTCCGCAGAGTTGCCTACCGGAGGGCGATGAAAAAAGCCGTGCTGAACACGATGAAGTACGGGGCCAAGGGGATCAAGATAAACGTTGCCGGTAGGCTGGGAGGAGCTGAAATCGCCCGCTCGGAGTGGTACAGAGAGGGACGGGTTCCTCTTCACACGATTAGGGCAGATATCGATTACGGCTTTGCCGAATCCAAGACCACCTACGGCGTCATCGGTGTCAAGGTCTGGATATATAAGGGTGAAATTTTCGAGAAAGAGGGAGAGGACGAAACCTGA
- the rplV gene encoding 50S ribosomal protein L22, which yields MESRASLRYVKISPRKVMQIVDLIRGKDINNAIALLKFSKKGSARIVKKVLDSAIANATETGEIDLDNLYVKRAFVDQGPMMKRFRAAPMGRAHMYRKRTSHITIILDEK from the coding sequence ATGGAATCAAGGGCGTCGTTGCGCTATGTGAAGATTTCACCGAGGAAGGTGATGCAGATTGTCGACCTGATCAGGGGAAAGGACATCAACAACGCGATCGCCCTGCTGAAGTTCAGCAAGAAAGGTTCCGCCCGGATAGTGAAGAAAGTGCTGGATTCAGCAATTGCGAACGCCACGGAGACCGGGGAAATCGATCTGGATAACCTCTACGTCAAGAGGGCTTTCGTTGATCAGGGGCCGATGATGAAGAGATTCAGGGCCGCGCCGATGGGAAGGGCGCACATGTACCGGAAAAGAACGAGCCACATAACGATAATTCTCGACGAAAAGTAA